TTGTTTCTTTGTCCACGATGTCAACTGCGGCTGAAGAGAACGCCGACGGAAGTCGGGCCGCAGTGGATCTGCTCAAGCTGTGACGGGAGGGCGTTGACGGTGCCGCTGCTTCGTCGCTCATTCGACCGGAAGGCAGTGGGGGCGATCTGGCATGCAGGACGGGCCAGGGGCTTGCCCGCCGGTGCGAAGTGTCCGGGCTGTGCGAAGAGTATGCGGGAGGTTGGCTTTGCGAGCGATGGCAAAAGCGTCGTCCTCGATCTTTGCCGCACTTGTCACCTTATCTGGTTCGACCGGGGTGAATTGATAAGTCTGCCGCGTTTACCCGGTGAGATCGCGGAGGTGGAGCGCAGCCGGGAGATCAGAGAGGAGTTTCAGGAGCGGAAGCGCAGGCGCGATCGCGACACGGTAGATACCTATCTGCAGCGAGGCCCCATGGCAATCGGCGGGGTGCCGACACCCGACGGCGAAGGCCGTTTGAAGCTGCAACGGTTGCCGGAGGGTATTTGGGAGCAGTTGGTGGCGATTCTCGGTGTGCCTGCCGAGATGGGCGTTCAGCCGCTGCGAATCGTACCGTGGCTGACGTGGTCACTGATCGCCCTTTTGCTCGCTGTGAATTTGCTCCTTGGTTTTGATTCGCAGGTGGCCAGAGATTTTGGCCTGATTCCCGCGCTTTGGGATCGACACGGTGGATTCGATTTTCTGAGTTCATTCGTCCTGCATGGTGACCTTCTCCACCTTTTCTTTAACTGCTGTTTCCTGTGGGTTTTTGGCGACAACTGTGAGGACTACCTCGGACGTTGGCTGTTTGGGCTCCTGTTGATTGGCGCTTCCCTGGGAGGATCAATTGCGCACATCGCGGCCTACCCAAATTCTACAATCCCGCTTGTGGGCGCAAGCGGTGCAATATCGGGTGCCATGCTTTTCTATGCGCTGCAGTTTCCGCAAGCGAGACTGGGGCGGGCGTTCCAT
This sequence is a window from Chrysiogenia bacterium. Protein-coding genes within it:
- a CDS encoding rhomboid family intramembrane serine protease; this encodes MREVGFASDGKSVVLDLCRTCHLIWFDRGELISLPRLPGEIAEVERSREIREEFQERKRRRDRDTVDTYLQRGPMAIGGVPTPDGEGRLKLQRLPEGIWEQLVAILGVPAEMGVQPLRIVPWLTWSLIALLLAVNLLLGFDSQVARDFGLIPALWDRHGGFDFLSSFVLHGDLLHLFFNCCFLWVFGDNCEDYLGRWLFGLLLIGASLGGSIAHIAAYPNSTIPLVGASGAISGAMLFYALQFPQARLGRAFHLGAIWIRYPAWIWIGLWLLFQVLAAFRHAGDGEAGVAYLAHIGGALVGTCLWLGLRIRERTAEAP